A section of the Clostridium omnivorum genome encodes:
- a CDS encoding GNAT family N-acetyltransferase: MEKMTFVVRMAREEDIPQIKEVAKEAFSLYTEGAGITAIVGTLEETCEGIKRDIETKLVFVALQGDKIIGSVRVEVKSDNTAYLSRFGVSGAYQNNGVGKILINAVDNAMKKLGVTHLYLHTASRMLSLVRFYYGRGFYIESTTKDRGYIRALLCKEYTNTESKSEPNCDNLAAV, encoded by the coding sequence ATGGAAAAAATGACCTTTGTGGTTAGAATGGCTAGAGAAGAGGACATTCCTCAAATTAAAGAGGTGGCAAAGGAAGCCTTTAGTTTATATACTGAAGGTGCTGGAATTACAGCTATTGTTGGTACTCTTGAAGAAACTTGTGAAGGTATAAAAAGAGATATAGAAACTAAATTGGTTTTTGTAGCATTACAGGGAGATAAAATAATAGGCAGTGTAAGGGTTGAAGTTAAATCCGATAATACAGCTTATTTAAGCAGATTTGGAGTAAGTGGAGCGTATCAAAACAATGGAGTAGGTAAAATACTTATAAATGCAGTTGATAATGCTATGAAAAAGCTTGGTGTAACACACTTATATCTTCATACAGCATCTAGAATGTTGTCACTTGTTAGATTTTATTACGGAAGAGGATTCTATATTGAATCAACCACTAAGGATAGGGGCTATATAAGGGCCTTGCTTTGTAAAGAGTATACAAATACAGAGAGTAAATCAGAACCAAACTGTGATAATCTTGCAGCAGTTTAG
- the argC gene encoding N-acetyl-gamma-glutamyl-phosphate reductase, producing MIKAGIMGATGYAGEMLAWILYKHPEVEVDFYNSHNYANFQLNQLYGNYNGFIEDKCVDLEEAMARIDNIDVLFIALPNGKSFELTKKALAQGVKVIDLGADYRLNSKDEYEEWYGIKHELPPLLENAVYGITELKRDEIQKSNLIANPGCYPTATILGLAPLLKNKLIETSSVIVDAKSGVSGAGRSANISSLFTECNESIKAYGVATHRHTPEIEQELSKLAEEKLFISFTPHLVPMNRGILSTCYSNLKKSLSTEEILEIYKDFYKDSYFVKITDGIPETRWVKGSNLCHISARVDPRTNRVIVISAIDNLVKGAAGQAVQNMNVMFGFKETAGLDFIAMAP from the coding sequence ATGATTAAAGCAGGTATAATGGGAGCAACAGGTTATGCTGGTGAGATGTTAGCATGGATCTTGTATAAGCATCCAGAAGTTGAGGTTGATTTTTATAACTCACATAATTATGCAAATTTTCAGTTAAATCAATTATATGGCAATTATAATGGTTTTATAGAAGATAAGTGTGTTGATTTGGAAGAAGCTATGGCAAGGATAGATAATATTGATGTGTTATTTATTGCGCTTCCAAATGGAAAATCCTTTGAATTAACTAAAAAGGCATTAGCACAAGGAGTAAAAGTTATTGATTTAGGTGCAGATTATAGACTTAATTCAAAAGATGAATACGAAGAATGGTATGGTATTAAACATGAACTGCCACCTCTTTTGGAGAATGCAGTGTATGGAATTACTGAGCTTAAAAGAGATGAGATACAAAAGAGTAATTTGATAGCTAATCCAGGTTGTTATCCTACTGCTACAATTTTAGGCTTAGCACCACTTTTAAAAAATAAATTAATTGAAACAAGTTCAGTTATTGTAGATGCAAAATCTGGTGTATCAGGTGCTGGTAGGTCAGCAAATATAAGTTCTCTATTTACTGAGTGCAATGAATCTATAAAGGCTTATGGGGTAGCGACACATAGGCATACTCCTGAAATTGAACAAGAGTTAAGCAAATTGGCAGAGGAAAAGCTTTTTATTTCCTTTACTCCTCATCTAGTACCTATGAATAGAGGAATATTATCTACATGTTATAGTAATTTAAAAAAATCATTATCAACTGAGGAGATTCTTGAAATATATAAGGATTTTTATAAGGATAGTTATTTTGTAAAGATAACTGATGGAATTCCTGAAACTAGATGGGTTAAGGGATCAAATTTATGCCATATAAGTGCAAGAGTAGATCCTCGTACTAATAGAGTAATAGTTATTTCAGCTATAGATAACCTTGTAAAAGGGGCTGCGGGTCAGGCAGTACAAAACATGAATGTTATGTTTGGATTTAAGGAGACAGCTGGATTGGATTTTATAGCTATGGCTCCATAA
- the argB gene encoding acetylglutamate kinase, which produces METQTNYLNIETILQINKLRGKTFVIKYGGSIMDNEEAQNAFVEDLLFLTNIGIRVVIIHGGGPEISKWLKRTNIENRFVKGLRVTDAATMEIVEMVLSGNVNKRLSCNLSRKGLKAIGISGKDSNLIKAKKKFVYDNDRKIDIGFVGEVTSINKEAILGLLDNDYIPVISPIGCDAEGNSYNINADYAASFISGILKAEKLMILTDIDGVYMDIKDPSSLLPSITIDEIKDYTDSGIISGGMIPKLECCVDALDKGTKSVHLIDGRVKHSLLLNITTENGTKIIARRGVNQCQKII; this is translated from the coding sequence ATGGAAACCCAAACTAACTACTTAAACATTGAAACTATTTTACAAATTAACAAATTAAGAGGAAAAACCTTCGTTATAAAATATGGCGGAAGCATAATGGATAACGAAGAAGCTCAAAATGCCTTCGTGGAAGATTTATTATTTCTAACCAACATAGGTATAAGAGTAGTTATTATACATGGTGGAGGCCCTGAAATTTCTAAGTGGCTAAAAAGGACAAACATAGAAAATAGATTTGTAAAAGGTCTTAGAGTTACAGATGCTGCTACTATGGAGATAGTAGAGATGGTACTCTCAGGTAATGTTAATAAAAGATTGTCTTGCAATTTAAGCAGAAAAGGCTTAAAGGCAATTGGAATAAGTGGTAAGGATAGCAATTTAATTAAAGCTAAGAAAAAGTTTGTTTATGATAATGATAGAAAAATAGATATAGGCTTTGTTGGAGAAGTTACAAGTATTAATAAAGAAGCCATATTAGGCCTGCTTGATAATGACTATATTCCAGTCATCTCCCCTATTGGTTGTGATGCAGAAGGAAACAGCTATAATATTAATGCAGACTATGCAGCCTCTTTTATTAGCGGTATTCTAAAGGCTGAAAAATTAATGATTCTGACAGATATAGATGGAGTATATATGGATATAAAGGACCCTTCCAGTTTACTTCCATCCATTACTATAGACGAGATTAAAGATTATACTGACTCTGGAATTATAAGCGGAGGAATGATTCCAAAGCTTGAATGTTGTGTTGACGCTTTAGATAAAGGTACTAAAAGTGTTCACTTAATTGATGGCAGAGTAAAGCACAGTTTATTACTTAACATAACTACAGAAAATGGTACTAAAATAATAGCAAGGAGAGGTGTTAATCAATGTCAAAAGATAATATAA
- a CDS encoding aspartate aminotransferase family protein yields the protein MSKDNIMNTYGRFDVTFEKGIGSKIYDINGKEYIDFVSGVATNCLGHSHPAIIKAITEQSSKLMHISNYYWNTEHSKLAEILIKNSDHSKVFFCNSGTEAVEGALKVARKHGKLSGNLNKNILLYMDNSFHGRTFGALSVTGQPKYQNDFRPLISGVKEVKFNDIEDLKKNFDENVCGIIIEPIQGEGGINPADVKFLETARVLCDKFDALLIFDEIQCGMGRLGSLFAYKKFGVIPDVISIAKALGGGFPIGAFITNEKASKALVPGDHGSTFGGNPLGSAVGTAVLTELTDGGVIASIDEKSAYLKEKLNSLKDKYGVINEVKGMGLLIGISLKTSPKEFMNACFKNGLLVVTAGADVVRLLPPLNVTIPELDEALKLLEDVFKEITA from the coding sequence ATGTCAAAAGATAATATAATGAATACTTATGGAAGATTTGATGTTACTTTCGAAAAAGGTATAGGTTCAAAAATATATGATATAAACGGAAAAGAATATATAGACTTTGTATCAGGTGTAGCTACTAACTGTTTAGGGCACAGCCATCCTGCAATAATTAAAGCAATTACTGAGCAGAGTTCAAAGCTTATGCATATATCAAATTATTACTGGAATACTGAGCATTCGAAACTTGCAGAAATACTTATTAAAAATTCAGACCATAGTAAGGTATTTTTCTGTAACAGTGGTACAGAAGCTGTTGAAGGAGCTTTAAAGGTTGCAAGGAAACACGGAAAGCTAAGTGGTAATTTAAATAAAAACATTCTTCTTTACATGGATAACTCTTTCCACGGAAGAACTTTTGGTGCTCTATCAGTAACAGGACAACCTAAATATCAAAATGATTTTAGACCTTTAATAAGCGGAGTAAAAGAAGTAAAATTTAATGATATAGAAGATCTTAAGAAAAATTTTGATGAGAATGTATGCGGCATTATCATTGAACCAATTCAAGGTGAAGGCGGAATTAACCCCGCTGATGTTAAATTTCTAGAAACAGCCAGAGTGCTATGTGATAAATTTGATGCTCTATTAATATTTGATGAAATTCAATGTGGTATGGGTAGACTCGGAAGCCTATTTGCCTATAAAAAATTTGGAGTTATTCCTGATGTAATATCAATAGCTAAAGCATTAGGAGGCGGCTTTCCAATAGGTGCTTTTATAACAAATGAAAAGGCTTCAAAGGCTCTTGTTCCAGGAGATCACGGCAGTACCTTTGGTGGAAACCCTCTAGGTTCAGCAGTTGGAACAGCTGTGCTTACTGAGCTAACTGACGGCGGAGTTATCGCATCAATCGATGAGAAAAGTGCTTATTTAAAAGAAAAGTTGAACAGCTTAAAGGATAAGTATGGGGTAATAAACGAAGTAAAAGGAATGGGACTTCTAATAGGTATTAGCTTAAAAACAAGCCCTAAGGAATTTATGAATGCTTGCTTTAAAAATGGTCTTTTAGTTGTAACAGCTGGAGCAGATGTTGTTAGATTGCTTCCTCCACTTAACGTAACTATCCCCGAATTAGATGAGGCTTTAAAATTACTAGAAGATGTTTTTAAAGAAATCACTGCATAA
- a CDS encoding M20 family metallopeptidase, translating into MNIKGIIEENIEIVKELRQKLHDNAELSYEEHNTQKIILEFLNHLGLDTKSMANTGVVATLNCGEDCIAIRADIDALPVNGVSHACGHDFHMAVALGTALALKKIGYKKCVKFIFQPAEEAEGGALPMINEGVLESPKVTQMIGFHVWPNVKVGTIEVTSGPSMASVDDFHINFKGKGGHAAMPNLCKNPIYPALDFIETMGIKSRIEVDPLNSHVITFASIQCGSAPNVIADNCKIMGTVRTFDNTLRTKLHQDVIHTANLSAEKFDCSVDINYNLQYPPVISDNLLTKKFIEVTKTLIGNDKVLPLEKTFAAEDFSFFAEKVPSVHFRLGIAENSIGIEPLHSPNFSASEDCLFNGIYIITNFILNL; encoded by the coding sequence TTGAATATTAAAGGTATAATTGAAGAAAATATAGAAATTGTTAAGGAGCTCAGACAGAAGCTGCATGATAATGCAGAATTGAGCTATGAAGAACATAATACCCAAAAAATAATACTAGAATTTCTAAACCACTTAGGTTTAGATACTAAATCAATGGCTAATACTGGAGTAGTTGCTACCTTGAACTGCGGCGAGGACTGCATAGCTATTAGAGCAGACATAGATGCACTACCTGTAAATGGGGTCTCTCACGCTTGCGGCCATGATTTTCATATGGCTGTAGCACTTGGCACTGCACTTGCACTTAAAAAAATTGGTTATAAAAAGTGTGTTAAATTTATATTTCAACCTGCCGAAGAAGCAGAAGGCGGTGCACTTCCTATGATAAATGAAGGTGTACTTGAATCTCCAAAGGTAACTCAGATGATTGGATTTCATGTTTGGCCTAATGTAAAGGTAGGTACTATTGAAGTTACAAGCGGTCCCTCAATGGCATCAGTAGATGACTTCCATATAAATTTCAAAGGGAAAGGTGGCCACGCTGCTATGCCTAACCTTTGTAAAAACCCTATTTACCCTGCCTTGGACTTCATTGAAACAATGGGAATAAAATCTAGAATTGAGGTAGACCCTTTAAACTCTCATGTAATAACTTTTGCATCCATACAATGTGGAAGTGCGCCAAATGTTATTGCTGACAACTGCAAAATAATGGGTACTGTTAGAACCTTTGATAATACACTTAGAACTAAACTGCATCAAGATGTTATACACACAGCTAATTTAAGCGCAGAAAAATTTGACTGCTCAGTAGATATAAATTATAATCTTCAGTATCCACCTGTAATAAGTGATAACTTATTAACAAAAAAGTTTATTGAAGTTACAAAGACTCTTATTGGTAATGATAAGGTGCTTCCTTTGGAAAAGACCTTTGCTGCAGAAGACTTCTCATTTTTTGCTGAAAAAGTTCCTTCAGTTCACTTTAGGCTTGGGATTGCAGAAAATAGTATAGGCATAGAACCTCTCCATTCTCCAAACTTTAGTGCTTCTGAAGATTGTCTTTTTAACGGTATCTATATAATAACTAATTTTATATTAAATTTATAA
- a CDS encoding YihY/virulence factor BrkB family protein, translating to MKNLILDLIQRFNKDDVPALAYQLAYKLVLSFFPFIIFLMTIIGYTSLNKLEILIGLSNLIPQEIYNLIKYTVIELNNAKSGSILSLSLIFTLWSASSGFNGVIKGINKAYGVKESRSYIKVRVISLLCTLGMVFVIIIMGILLVLGNVIWRALTYNFSILAKLTSLWLLLRYTIVVFTAIFIFTALYTYAPSKRLNFWEAIPGSLFSTLGLASVSIAFSFYVNNFGRYSVVYGSIGAVLILLLWLFFVSNIIILGGELNASLVSLHTVTKGNDLNL from the coding sequence ATGAAAAATCTTATCCTTGATTTAATACAGAGATTTAATAAAGATGATGTTCCTGCACTTGCTTATCAGCTAGCGTATAAGCTCGTGCTGTCTTTTTTCCCATTTATAATTTTCCTAATGACTATTATAGGATACACATCTTTAAATAAATTAGAAATATTGATTGGACTTAGCAACCTAATACCGCAGGAAATATATAACCTAATAAAATACACTGTTATTGAGCTAAATAATGCTAAAAGCGGTTCGATTTTATCTTTAAGCTTAATCTTTACCCTTTGGTCAGCATCTTCTGGTTTTAATGGAGTAATTAAGGGAATAAATAAAGCCTATGGAGTAAAAGAAAGCCGTTCTTATATAAAGGTTAGAGTGATTTCACTTTTATGTACTTTAGGCATGGTATTTGTTATTATCATTATGGGTATACTGCTTGTACTTGGAAATGTTATTTGGCGTGCTCTAACATATAACTTTAGTATTCTAGCAAAACTAACATCCTTATGGCTATTACTAAGATACACAATAGTAGTATTTACAGCTATTTTTATTTTTACAGCACTTTATACCTATGCTCCAAGTAAAAGATTAAACTTTTGGGAAGCCATACCAGGTTCATTATTTTCTACTTTAGGACTTGCTTCAGTATCTATCGCCTTTTCCTTCTATGTAAATAACTTTGGCAGGTATTCAGTAGTGTATGGAAGTATAGGTGCTGTACTTATTCTTCTATTATGGCTCTTTTTCGTTTCAAATATCATAATTCTCGGCGGTGAATTAAACGCCTCACTAGTCTCTCTACATACTGTAACAAAAGGTAATGATTTAAATTTATAA
- a CDS encoding CapA family protein: MKKRKGLYILLLVSIIVFTGLYYFSINTSFQSNLISKLKVPKLNSSSSLSSTTLAKGNENSAKTLNTISQVSIISAGDILFHMPEVVSAKVNGTYDFKPMFSEVKDIISSKDISIANFETTINPKKELSGYPSFNTPVQALDALKYTGFQILLNDHNHSLDTGIDGLRSTNNLLKQYGFKVLGSGEPNEDKSVIVEKNNIKIGMLSYTYGTNYGIQYKDMINYIDENKIKNEIEKIKPKCDFLIVFLHLGTEYVRSVEPFQADIVNKTAQFGADAILCSHPHVSKKTEMLNVNGRKVLVNYSMGNFISNQNDKYTDMGSMESMLIEKRGNITKLKYAETIPVYRLRYSADNKTIYKTIPYNDVTKFKNILGQDTLSYISTVSKELSFQYYDFYTEYASKRIYILETQ; encoded by the coding sequence ATGAAAAAGAGAAAAGGCCTTTATATTTTGTTACTCGTATCAATTATTGTTTTTACAGGATTGTACTACTTTTCCATAAACACTTCATTCCAAAGCAATTTAATTTCCAAACTAAAAGTACCTAAACTTAATAGTTCATCTTCATTGTCATCTACAACTCTGGCAAAAGGAAATGAAAATAGTGCTAAAACCTTGAATACTATTTCTCAAGTTAGTATAATTTCAGCTGGTGACATACTCTTCCACATGCCTGAAGTTGTTTCTGCAAAAGTTAATGGTACTTATGACTTTAAGCCAATGTTTTCTGAGGTAAAAGATATTATTTCTTCTAAAGATATTTCCATTGCTAATTTCGAGACAACTATAAATCCTAAAAAAGAATTAAGCGGATATCCCTCCTTCAATACTCCTGTACAAGCTTTAGATGCATTAAAATATACTGGCTTTCAAATACTCTTAAATGACCATAACCACAGTTTAGATACTGGAATCGATGGACTTAGAAGTACAAATAACCTATTAAAACAATATGGCTTTAAAGTTCTTGGTTCTGGCGAACCAAACGAAGATAAAAGTGTTATTGTAGAAAAAAATAATATTAAGATAGGAATGCTTTCATATACATATGGGACAAACTATGGAATTCAATATAAAGACATGATTAATTATATTGATGAAAATAAAATCAAGAATGAAATAGAAAAAATCAAACCAAAATGCGACTTTCTAATAGTATTTTTACACCTTGGCACAGAGTATGTAAGAAGTGTAGAGCCATTTCAAGCTGATATAGTTAATAAGACTGCTCAGTTTGGAGCAGATGCCATACTATGCAGTCACCCTCATGTATCAAAAAAAACTGAAATGCTAAATGTAAATGGTAGAAAAGTCTTGGTAAACTATTCAATGGGTAATTTTATTTCCAATCAAAATGATAAATATACAGATATGGGGTCTATGGAAAGTATGTTAATTGAAAAAAGGGGTAATATAACTAAACTTAAATATGCTGAAACAATACCAGTTTATAGACTTAGATACTCAGCTGATAATAAAACCATTTATAAAACTATACCTTATAACGATGTAACTAAGTTCAAAAATATTTTAGGACAAGATACTTTGTCATACATTTCCACGGTTTCAAAAGAGCTCTCATTTCAATATTATGATTTTTATACTGAATATGCTTCTAAAAGAATCTATATTTTAGAAACTCAATAA